A region of Streptomyces halobius DNA encodes the following proteins:
- a CDS encoding ribokinase, giving the protein MYDVLVVGSANADLTVRVERRPGAGETVLGTDLVETAGGKGANQAAAAARLGGRTALLARVGGDAFGELLLAAQREAGTDVAPVIVDAAARTGTAMIIVSPDGDNSIVVSPGANAALSPRDVAAAKDIIAASSVVSLQLEIPMESVRAAAATAEDACTRVVLNPSPAPEALAPELLASADPLVVNEHEARQLSGLTDGKPAEWAYALREKGARSVVVTLGGDGALVLDASGAQDVPGVRVKAVDTTGAGDAFTGALVTRLARGDALPDAARFAVRVGAAAVTRPGAQPSYPSLAELDELPELPGD; this is encoded by the coding sequence ATGTACGACGTCCTGGTGGTCGGCTCGGCCAACGCGGATCTGACGGTACGGGTGGAACGGCGGCCCGGCGCGGGCGAGACCGTACTCGGCACGGACCTGGTCGAAACGGCCGGCGGCAAGGGCGCCAACCAGGCGGCCGCCGCGGCCCGGCTCGGCGGGCGCACCGCGTTGCTGGCACGGGTCGGCGGCGACGCCTTCGGCGAGCTGCTGCTGGCTGCCCAGCGCGAGGCGGGCACCGATGTCGCGCCGGTGATCGTGGACGCCGCGGCCCGGACCGGCACCGCGATGATCATCGTCAGCCCGGACGGCGACAACAGCATCGTTGTCTCACCCGGCGCCAACGCCGCGCTCAGCCCGCGGGATGTGGCCGCGGCGAAGGACATCATCGCCGCTTCCTCCGTGGTCTCCCTCCAGCTGGAGATCCCGATGGAGAGCGTACGGGCCGCCGCTGCGACCGCCGAGGACGCCTGCACCCGTGTGGTCCTCAACCCCTCCCCGGCGCCCGAGGCCCTGGCGCCCGAACTCCTGGCCTCGGCCGACCCGTTGGTGGTCAACGAACACGAGGCCCGGCAGCTGTCCGGTCTCACCGACGGCAAGCCCGCGGAGTGGGCGTACGCGCTGCGGGAGAAGGGGGCCCGCTCGGTCGTCGTCACTCTCGGCGGGGACGGCGCCCTGGTCCTGGACGCCTCGGGAGCGCAGGACGTCCCGGGTGTGCGGGTCAAGGCCGTGGACACCACGGGCGCGGGCGACGCCTTCACCGGTGCCCTCGTCACCCGCCTGGCCCGCGGCGACGCTCTCCCCGACGCCGCCCGCTTCGCCGTACGCGTCGGCGCCGCCGCGGTCACCAGGCCGGGCGCCCAGCCCTCGTACCCGAGCCTTGCGGAGCTGGACGAGCTGCCGGAACTGCCGGGGGACTGA
- a CDS encoding carbon-nitrogen hydrolase family protein — protein MIIAAAQFTPVPRDIDANAARMAALVTEAAGRGAGPVVFAELALSRYDVAAIAADPQEMAVTPEDARLAPRVRSTPCTDRRSSVRRGLTGLTVAGK, from the coding sequence GTGATCATTGCTGCCGCACAGTTCACGCCGGTCCCGCGCGATATCGACGCCAATGCCGCGCGGATGGCCGCGCTCGTCACCGAGGCGGCCGGCCGCGGCGCGGGTCCGGTGGTCTTCGCCGAACTGGCGCTGTCGCGCTACGACGTGGCGGCGATAGCGGCCGATCCGCAGGAAATGGCGGTCACGCCCGAGGACGCCCGGCTCGCCCCCCGGGTGCGGAGCACGCCCTGTACGGACCGAAGGAGCTCGGTCCGCAGGGGCCTGACGGGCCTGACGGTTGCAGGGAAGTGA
- a CDS encoding pyroglutamyl peptidase produces the protein MRHIRTKLGALGLAVIAAVPLSLTAPEAATAASGDTSAATVEEKRLTQAAPQEILRRSGFARWEREFARGLARVTTYPEAKRYVAREGRALWRRAVDRAQGRGPAEYEGREAPAKGGGGRRAGLSRDDDRPLYWARLGMTRELREWQPGFTPSASQREALVGLLERTSRGQDSIDLPAGKHVLRVVVTGFDPFQLDDDVRRSNPSGAAALALDGTTVRTASGRPARIETAVFPVRWADFAEGTVERTLLPHVRRGARQVDLFTTVSQGRPGQFDLERTNGAWRGGSPDNARESATGTVPIPDRVPTVHPQPQWTTTTLPYERIVAAGTGPYPVRDNTAVTEIPAGGTEPVERPDGPTPGSTARAGGGGDYLSNEIAYRATLLRDAVRPGLAGGHLHTPVLTFGPGNTDPASGKVSDPVFVRNRVAITGQVRAIVTVAAGEVARG, from the coding sequence ATGAGACACATACGTACCAAGCTGGGCGCACTCGGTCTCGCGGTGATCGCCGCGGTCCCCCTGTCATTGACGGCTCCGGAAGCGGCCACGGCGGCCTCCGGTGACACGTCGGCCGCCACCGTCGAGGAGAAACGGCTGACTCAGGCCGCGCCCCAGGAGATCCTGCGGCGCAGCGGATTCGCCCGGTGGGAGCGGGAGTTCGCACGCGGGTTGGCGCGGGTGACGACGTACCCGGAGGCGAAGCGGTATGTCGCACGCGAAGGGCGCGCGCTGTGGCGGCGGGCCGTGGACCGGGCGCAGGGGCGCGGGCCCGCGGAATATGAGGGGCGCGAAGCTCCTGCGAAGGGCGGTGGCGGGCGACGGGCGGGACTGAGCCGGGACGACGATCGGCCGCTGTATTGGGCGCGGCTCGGAATGACCAGGGAACTGAGGGAATGGCAGCCTGGTTTCACGCCGTCGGCGTCCCAACGGGAGGCACTTGTCGGCCTGTTGGAGCGGACTTCGCGAGGCCAGGACTCGATCGACCTGCCTGCCGGGAAACACGTACTACGGGTCGTCGTGACCGGTTTTGATCCGTTCCAGCTGGACGACGATGTGCGGCGCAGCAATCCGTCGGGGGCGGCGGCGCTGGCGCTGGACGGGACGACGGTGCGTACCGCGTCGGGGCGGCCGGCCCGGATCGAGACGGCGGTCTTCCCGGTGCGGTGGGCGGACTTCGCGGAGGGGACGGTGGAGCGGACGCTGCTTCCGCATGTCCGGCGCGGGGCGCGGCAGGTGGATCTGTTCACCACCGTCAGCCAGGGGCGACCGGGGCAGTTCGATCTGGAGCGGACCAACGGGGCCTGGCGGGGCGGTTCTCCGGACAACGCCCGGGAGTCCGCGACCGGGACGGTACCGATTCCGGACAGGGTGCCGACGGTGCACCCGCAGCCGCAGTGGACGACCACCACGCTGCCGTACGAGCGGATCGTCGCGGCCGGCACCGGGCCGTATCCGGTCCGCGACAACACCGCCGTCACGGAGATCCCGGCGGGCGGCACGGAGCCGGTCGAGCGGCCGGACGGTCCGACTCCGGGGTCGACGGCCCGTGCCGGGGGCGGCGGCGACTACCTCTCCAACGAGATCGCCTATCGGGCGACACTGCTGCGGGACGCGGTGCGGCCGGGGCTCGCGGGCGGGCATCTGCACACGCCGGTGCTGACGTTCGGGCCCGGCAACACGGACCCGGCGAGCGGCAAGGTCAGCGATCCCGTCTTCGTACGGAACCGGGTCGCGATCACCGGGCAGGTGCGGGCGATCGTGACAGTGGCGGCGGGGGAGGTGGCGCGGGGGTAG
- a CDS encoding TetR/AcrR family transcriptional regulator codes for MELISERGYRRTSLAAVAERAGLTQQGLLHHFPTKEQLLVGVLEERDRWDFASAAASSGAWRTETLAQLVDYNATRPGIVQTYTVLSADSVTEDHPARDFFESRFRAVREGLAVLLRTEFGDSLPGGLTPEQAAPLMVAVMDGLQLQWLLDPENVDMPASFRDFLALLGRGGGEGVKG; via the coding sequence ATGGAGCTGATCTCCGAGCGTGGCTACCGCCGTACGTCCCTGGCCGCCGTCGCCGAGCGCGCCGGACTGACCCAGCAGGGGCTGCTGCACCACTTCCCCACGAAGGAACAGCTGCTGGTCGGTGTCCTGGAGGAGCGTGACCGCTGGGATTTCGCCTCCGCCGCGGCGTCTTCCGGGGCCTGGCGCACCGAGACCCTCGCCCAACTCGTCGACTACAACGCCACCCGCCCCGGGATCGTCCAGACCTACACGGTCCTGTCCGCGGACAGTGTCACCGAGGACCACCCCGCCCGGGACTTCTTCGAGTCCCGTTTCCGCGCCGTACGGGAAGGGCTGGCCGTCCTCCTCCGGACCGAGTTCGGCGATTCGCTGCCCGGCGGCCTGACGCCGGAGCAGGCGGCTCCCCTCATGGTCGCCGTCATGGACGGGCTCCAGCTCCAGTGGCTGCTGGATCCGGAGAACGTCGATATGCCGGCGTCGTTCCGGGATTTCCTCGCGCTGCTGGGGCGGGGCGGGGGTGAAGGGGTGAAGGGCTGA
- a CDS encoding beta-glucosidase, with amino-acid sequence MTTHRTEYAPAVTKALAGLDLDTKVRLLSGQDMWTLPAVPGIGLRSLVMSDGPIGVRGRKWGGGDPSVALPSPTALAATWDPELARRAGHLLAQEARHKGVHVLLAPTVNLHRSPLGGRHFECYAEDPLLTGAIGAGYVRGVQEGGVGATVKHFVGNDAETDRLTVDNRIAPRPLRELYLAPFEYIVKDARPWGIMTAYNQVNGTTMTEHRSLVNEVLRGEWGFDGCNVSDWTAARDTVRALRGGLDVAMPGPRTVFGAPLGAAVRAGEVAESEVDDAVRRVLLLAARTGCLEGVPPAVDPADVPQGIDGRALAREIARRAFVLLRNEPGWDRAGDGARRALPIDAAAVRKVAVIGAAARDARVLGGGSATVFPEWIVSPLEGLRAALPDDVEVTFEIGADPRTRVPHARAGFSLRARYLASDGQLLAETPQFDGQVLTVGDLPDGVTRQNLDAVELTGSFTPQRTGSHTLAVSGTGDLRLTVDGAVLFDERCVPEGGDPFEAFMNPVERRVTTQLTAGEEVAVTLRFVPLDLGLGDGTYAMGFALGHSEPRCDPDAEIEEAVRAAAAADVAIVVVATTEEVESEGFDRTDLRLPGRQDELVTRVAAANPHTVVVVNSGSPVELPWRHQVPAVLLSWFAGQEAGAALADVLLGTHEPGGRLPTTWPARLTDAPVTCVTPTNGQLAYSEGLFIGYRAWQRPGTPAPAFPFGHGLGYTDWAYESLDATPDAVRVRLRNTGKRPGREVVQIYLAPRQDRAGEAVERPARWLAGFAVVEAGPDEAAEVEIPLPDHAFEVWDEATARRRRINGVYTVEAAHSVDDRRLTTEITAS; translated from the coding sequence ATGACCACCCACCGCACCGAATACGCACCCGCCGTGACGAAGGCGCTCGCCGGGCTCGATCTCGACACCAAGGTCCGGCTGTTGTCCGGCCAGGACATGTGGACGCTGCCGGCCGTGCCCGGCATCGGGCTGCGGTCGCTGGTGATGTCGGACGGCCCGATCGGGGTGCGGGGCCGGAAGTGGGGCGGCGGGGATCCCTCGGTCGCGCTGCCCAGTCCTACGGCGCTGGCCGCCACCTGGGACCCGGAGCTGGCCCGTCGCGCCGGTCATCTCCTCGCCCAGGAGGCCCGCCACAAGGGCGTCCATGTACTCCTGGCACCGACCGTCAATCTGCACCGCAGTCCTCTGGGGGGCCGCCACTTCGAGTGCTACGCGGAGGATCCGCTGCTGACCGGCGCGATCGGCGCCGGGTATGTGCGAGGTGTGCAGGAGGGCGGGGTCGGTGCCACGGTCAAGCACTTCGTCGGCAACGACGCCGAGACGGACCGGCTCACCGTCGACAACCGTATCGCCCCGCGCCCGCTGCGCGAGCTCTACCTCGCGCCCTTTGAGTACATCGTCAAAGACGCCCGCCCCTGGGGCATCATGACCGCCTACAACCAGGTCAACGGCACGACGATGACCGAGCACCGCTCTCTCGTCAATGAAGTCCTCCGTGGTGAATGGGGATTCGACGGCTGCAACGTCTCCGACTGGACGGCGGCCCGCGACACAGTGCGCGCGCTCCGGGGCGGCCTGGACGTGGCGATGCCGGGGCCCCGTACGGTCTTCGGCGCGCCGCTCGGCGCCGCCGTACGCGCGGGCGAGGTCGCCGAATCGGAGGTGGACGACGCGGTGCGCCGAGTGCTGCTGCTCGCTGCCCGTACGGGATGCCTGGAAGGGGTGCCGCCCGCCGTCGACCCGGCGGACGTCCCCCAGGGGATCGACGGCCGGGCGCTGGCCCGGGAGATCGCCCGGCGGGCGTTCGTACTGCTGAGGAACGAGCCGGGGTGGGACCGGGCCGGCGACGGGGCCCGGCGGGCGCTGCCGATCGACGCGGCCGCGGTGCGCAAGGTCGCCGTCATCGGGGCGGCCGCCCGGGATGCCCGGGTGCTGGGCGGCGGCTCCGCGACCGTCTTCCCCGAGTGGATCGTCTCCCCGCTGGAGGGCCTGCGCGCCGCGCTGCCCGACGATGTCGAGGTCACCTTCGAGATCGGCGCCGATCCCCGCACCAGGGTCCCGCACGCCCGCGCCGGTTTTTCCCTGCGCGCCCGCTATCTCGCCTCCGACGGGCAGCTCCTCGCCGAAACACCCCAGTTCGACGGACAGGTACTGACCGTAGGAGACCTCCCCGACGGTGTCACCCGGCAGAACCTCGACGCCGTCGAGCTGACCGGCAGCTTCACCCCGCAGCGCACCGGCAGCCACACCCTCGCGGTCTCCGGCACCGGCGATCTGCGGCTCACCGTGGATGGCGCGGTGCTCTTCGACGAACGCTGCGTCCCGGAGGGCGGCGACCCGTTCGAGGCGTTCATGAACCCCGTGGAGCGGCGGGTGACGACGCAGCTGACGGCCGGCGAGGAGGTCGCGGTGACACTGCGGTTCGTGCCGCTCGACCTGGGCCTGGGCGACGGAACCTACGCGATGGGCTTCGCCCTTGGGCACAGCGAACCGCGGTGCGACCCGGACGCCGAGATCGAGGAGGCGGTCCGGGCGGCCGCGGCCGCCGATGTGGCGATCGTGGTCGTCGCCACCACGGAGGAAGTCGAGTCGGAGGGCTTCGACCGTACGGACCTGAGGCTGCCGGGCCGCCAGGACGAGCTGGTCACCCGGGTCGCCGCCGCCAACCCGCACACCGTTGTGGTCGTGAACTCCGGCTCCCCGGTGGAGCTCCCGTGGCGCCACCAGGTGCCGGCGGTGCTGCTGAGCTGGTTCGCCGGTCAGGAGGCCGGCGCGGCGCTGGCCGACGTCCTGCTCGGCACGCATGAACCGGGCGGCCGGCTGCCCACCACCTGGCCCGCCCGCCTCACGGACGCACCAGTCACCTGCGTAACCCCCACCAATGGCCAACTCGCCTATTCCGAGGGACTGTTCATCGGTTACCGCGCCTGGCAGCGACCCGGCACCCCGGCTCCCGCATTCCCCTTCGGCCACGGCCTGGGCTACACCGACTGGGCCTACGAATCGCTGGACGCCACCCCCGATGCGGTCCGGGTCCGGCTCCGCAACACGGGGAAGCGGCCGGGGCGGGAGGTCGTACAGATCTACCTGGCGCCCCGGCAGGACCGTGCCGGGGAAGCGGTCGAGCGTCCGGCCCGCTGGCTGGCCGGCTTCGCCGTCGTGGAGGCCGGCCCGGACGAGGCCGCGGAGGTGGAGATTCCGCTGCCGGACCACGCCTTCGAGGTCTGGGACGAGGCGACGGCCCGCCGACGCCGGATCAATGGCGTCTACACCGTCGAGGCGGCCCACAGCGTCGACGACCGCCGCCTGACCACAGAGATCACCGCCAGCTGA
- a CDS encoding DUF4097 family beta strand repeat-containing protein: MARLRATHLVLSCGALTVLLTGCSGFGPTKKGQRTYTVDGKVTALSATTQGGNIEIVPIADGGSVKVTEKYAYSDDNKPSPDHSVKDGRLTLKAEECEGFTRSSCLVNYKVLLPRSASVDLHTSGADITIRGTSGAIAAETSGGDITVEDSAARKAEVETSGGDVDVALTRVPDEVSGQTSGGDVTIRLPKGSYAVDASTSGGDRTVSVPTDDRSAHKVTAETSGGDVSVVNS; the protein is encoded by the coding sequence ATGGCCCGGCTCCGCGCCACTCACCTCGTCCTGTCCTGCGGGGCGTTGACCGTACTGCTCACCGGCTGTTCCGGGTTCGGCCCGACCAAGAAGGGGCAGCGTACGTACACCGTGGACGGGAAGGTCACGGCCCTGTCGGCGACCACGCAGGGCGGGAACATCGAGATCGTGCCGATAGCCGACGGCGGCTCGGTCAAGGTGACGGAGAAGTACGCGTACAGCGACGACAACAAACCGAGCCCCGACCACTCGGTCAAGGACGGCCGGCTCACCCTCAAGGCCGAGGAGTGCGAGGGCTTCACCAGGAGCAGCTGCTTGGTGAACTACAAGGTGCTGTTGCCGCGTAGCGCCTCCGTCGATCTGCACACCAGCGGCGCGGACATCACGATCCGCGGCACGTCCGGCGCGATCGCCGCGGAGACCAGCGGCGGAGACATCACCGTCGAGGACTCCGCCGCCCGGAAGGCGGAGGTGGAGACGAGTGGCGGGGATGTGGACGTCGCCCTGACCCGGGTGCCTGACGAGGTGTCGGGGCAGACCAGCGGCGGCGATGTCACCATCCGCCTCCCCAAGGGCTCGTACGCGGTGGATGCCTCGACGAGCGGTGGCGACCGCACGGTGTCGGTGCCGACGGACGACCGCTCCGCGCACAAGGTGACGGCGGAGACGAGTGGCGGTGACGTGTCGGTGGTGAACTCCTGA
- a CDS encoding SGNH/GDSL hydrolase family protein, whose product MTQINRPVRPRRRRARVLSSLTAASTLLLAVAGCGSDGNSAAPHSSSSAKRPAAKPAPTWRTDPASIAALGDSITVGFDACTVLSDCPQVSWATGTDPKVDSLARRLVANPATHSWNYARTGALMSDLPDQVAAAAVRKPELVTVLIGANDACRGNVRAMTPQAVFRAQFEAAMKKLRRTLPRTQVYVAAVPDLRRLWSEGRKNPLGKQVWKLGICGSMLRAPDDLTEKAEQRRERVRKRVMAYNAALKNVCRKDALCRFDGAVFDYPFTDRQLSTWDWFHPSVRGQRELAALAFRTITTR is encoded by the coding sequence ATGACGCAGATCAATCGACCCGTCCGCCCCCGGCGCCGACGGGCCCGCGTCCTGTCCTCGCTCACCGCAGCCTCCACCCTCCTGCTCGCCGTCGCCGGTTGCGGTTCCGACGGTAACTCCGCCGCCCCGCACAGCAGCTCGTCCGCCAAGCGCCCGGCCGCGAAACCGGCGCCCACCTGGCGCACCGACCCCGCCTCGATCGCGGCGCTCGGCGACTCCATCACCGTCGGCTTCGACGCCTGCACGGTGCTCTCCGACTGCCCCCAGGTCTCGTGGGCCACCGGCACCGACCCCAAGGTCGACAGCCTGGCCCGGCGGCTGGTCGCGAACCCCGCCACCCACAGCTGGAACTACGCCAGGACCGGCGCCCTGATGAGCGATCTGCCGGACCAGGTGGCGGCGGCCGCCGTCCGGAAACCCGAGCTGGTCACGGTCCTGATCGGGGCCAATGACGCCTGCCGCGGCAACGTACGGGCGATGACCCCGCAGGCCGTCTTCCGCGCCCAGTTCGAGGCGGCCATGAAGAAACTGCGGCGCACCCTGCCGCGCACCCAGGTGTATGTGGCCGCGGTGCCCGATCTGCGGCGGCTGTGGTCGGAGGGGCGCAAGAACCCGCTCGGCAAGCAGGTGTGGAAGCTGGGGATCTGCGGGTCGATGCTGCGCGCCCCGGACGATCTGACGGAGAAGGCGGAACAGCGGCGCGAGCGGGTACGCAAGCGGGTGATGGCGTACAACGCGGCGCTCAAGAACGTATGCCGCAAGGACGCCCTCTGCCGATTCGACGGGGCCGTCTTCGACTACCCCTTCACCGATCGGCAGTTGAGCACCTGGGACTGGTTCCACCCGAGCGTCCGGGGGCAGCGGGAGCTGGCGGCGCTGGCGTTTCGGACGATCACGACGCGATAG
- a CDS encoding DUF3145 domain-containing protein, with translation MTTRGVLYVHSAPRALCPHVEWAVAGVLGVRVNLDWIRQPAAPGTWRAEFSWQGQAGTASKLASALRGWHLLRFEVTAEPCATAEGERYSSTPELGIFHAVTGLHGDILIPEDRLRAAVARAARGETELAAEVSKLLGKPWDDELEPFRYAGEGAPVRWLHQVV, from the coding sequence GTGACGACACGTGGAGTTCTGTACGTCCACTCCGCTCCGCGCGCGCTGTGCCCGCACGTCGAATGGGCCGTGGCGGGCGTCCTCGGTGTGCGCGTCAATCTCGACTGGATCCGCCAGCCGGCGGCCCCGGGGACGTGGAGAGCCGAGTTCTCCTGGCAGGGCCAGGCCGGCACCGCCTCCAAGCTCGCCTCCGCGCTGCGCGGCTGGCATCTGCTGCGCTTCGAGGTGACCGCGGAACCCTGCGCCACCGCCGAGGGCGAGCGCTACAGCTCCACCCCCGAACTGGGCATCTTCCACGCCGTCACGGGCCTGCACGGCGACATCCTCATCCCCGAGGACCGGCTGCGCGCCGCCGTCGCCCGCGCGGCACGCGGCGAGACCGAACTGGCCGCCGAGGTCTCCAAGCTGCTCGGCAAGCCCTGGGACGACGAACTGGAGCCCTTCCGGTATGCGGGCGAGGGCGCCCCGGTGCGCTGGCTGCACCAGGTCGTCTGA
- a CDS encoding beta-ketoacyl-[acyl-carrier-protein] synthase family protein: protein MNATNRTVVVTGIGATTPLGGDSASTWEAMLAGHSGVGTLQQDWAADMPVRIAAEAAVDPAEVLPRPLARKLDRSAQFALIAAREAWADAGFTAKAGEDTTVDPDRLGAVIASGIGGVTTLLGQYDILKEKGVRRVSPHTVPMLMPNGPSANVGLDVNARAGVHTPVSACASGSEAIGYAVEMIRTGRADIVVAGGTEAAIHPLPIAAFGNMMAMSKNNDDPQGASRPFDTERNGFVLGEGAGVIVLESAEHAAKRGATVYAEAVGQGISADSHDIVQPEPSGNGIAHALQNLLDNSDLDPAEIMHVNAHATSTPQGDLAELKALRKVFGDDVDHMAVSATKSMTGHLLGGAGGVETVASILALHHRTAPPTINVDTLDPEADADIVVGEARKLPAEGRIAALNDSFGFGGHNVVLAFRSV from the coding sequence GTGAACGCGACCAATCGCACCGTGGTCGTCACCGGTATCGGCGCAACCACACCGCTGGGTGGCGACAGCGCTTCGACCTGGGAGGCCATGCTCGCCGGTCACTCCGGCGTCGGCACCCTCCAGCAGGACTGGGCCGCCGACATGCCCGTCCGCATCGCCGCCGAGGCGGCCGTCGACCCGGCGGAGGTCCTCCCCCGGCCGCTGGCCCGCAAGCTGGACCGCTCGGCGCAGTTCGCGCTGATCGCGGCCCGCGAGGCATGGGCGGACGCCGGTTTCACCGCCAAGGCCGGCGAGGACACCACGGTCGACCCGGACCGGCTGGGCGCGGTCATCGCCTCGGGCATCGGCGGGGTGACCACCCTGCTGGGCCAGTACGACATCCTCAAGGAGAAGGGCGTCCGCCGCGTCTCCCCGCACACGGTGCCGATGCTGATGCCCAACGGCCCGTCCGCCAACGTCGGCCTGGACGTGAACGCCCGCGCCGGTGTGCACACCCCGGTCAGCGCCTGTGCGTCCGGCTCCGAGGCGATCGGCTACGCCGTCGAGATGATCCGTACGGGCCGTGCGGACATCGTCGTCGCGGGCGGTACGGAGGCGGCCATCCACCCGCTGCCGATCGCCGCGTTCGGCAACATGATGGCGATGTCGAAGAACAACGACGACCCGCAGGGCGCCTCCCGCCCCTTCGACACCGAGCGCAACGGCTTCGTCCTCGGTGAGGGCGCCGGCGTGATCGTCCTGGAGTCCGCCGAGCACGCCGCCAAGCGCGGCGCCACGGTGTACGCCGAGGCCGTCGGCCAGGGCATCTCCGCCGACAGCCACGACATCGTGCAGCCCGAGCCGTCCGGCAACGGCATCGCGCACGCGCTGCAGAACCTGCTCGACAACAGTGACCTCGACCCGGCCGAAATCATGCACGTCAACGCGCACGCCACGTCGACCCCGCAGGGCGACCTGGCCGAGCTGAAGGCGCTGCGCAAGGTCTTCGGCGACGACGTCGACCACATGGCGGTCTCCGCCACCAAGTCCATGACCGGCCACCTCCTGGGTGGCGCGGGCGGCGTCGAGACGGTCGCCTCGATCCTGGCGCTGCACCATCGGACGGCGCCGCCGACGATCAACGTGGACACGCTCGACCCCGAGGCCGACGCGGACATCGTGGTGGGCGAGGCCCGCAAGCTGCCCGCCGAGGGCAGGATCGCGGCGCTGAACGACTCGTTCGGGTTCGGCGGCCACAATGTGGTGCTGGCGTTCCGGTCGGTCTGA
- a CDS encoding acyl carrier protein encodes MAATQEEIVAGLAEIVNEIAGIPTEDVQADKSFTDDLDVDSLSMVEVVVAAEERFDVKIPDDDVKNLKTVGDATDYIIKNQS; translated from the coding sequence ATGGCCGCCACCCAGGAAGAGATCGTCGCCGGTCTCGCCGAGATCGTGAACGAGATCGCCGGGATCCCCACCGAGGACGTCCAGGCGGACAAGTCCTTCACCGATGACCTGGACGTCGACTCACTGTCCATGGTCGAGGTCGTCGTCGCGGCCGAGGAGCGCTTCGACGTCAAGATCCCGGACGACGACGTCAAGAACCTCAAGACCGTCGGCGACGCGACCGACTACATCATCAAGAACCAGAGCTGA
- a CDS encoding ketoacyl-ACP synthase III, whose amino-acid sequence MTSKIKPSKGAPYARIMGVGGYRPTRVVPNEEILKHIDSSDEWIRSRSGIATRHWAGPDETVATMSVEAAGKAIADAGITPEQIGAVVVSTVSHFKQTPAIATEIAHLIGAGKPAAFDISAGCAGFGYGLTLAKGMVTEGSAEYVLVIGVERLSDLTDKEDRATAFLFGDGAGAVVIGPAREPAIGPTVWGSEGDKADTIKQTVPWDDLRIGDVSRLPLDSQGNIKFPAITQEGQAVFRWAVFEMAKVAQQALDEAGVSPEDLDVFIPHQANMRIIDSMVKTLKLPESVTVARDVETTGNTSAASIPLAMERLLATGQAKSGDTALVIGFGAGLVYAATVVTLP is encoded by the coding sequence ATGACCTCGAAGATCAAGCCCTCGAAGGGCGCCCCGTACGCGCGGATCATGGGCGTCGGCGGCTACCGCCCGACCCGTGTGGTGCCCAACGAGGAGATCCTCAAGCACATCGACTCGTCGGACGAGTGGATCCGCTCGCGGTCGGGCATCGCCACGCGCCACTGGGCGGGCCCGGACGAGACCGTCGCCACCATGTCGGTGGAGGCGGCCGGCAAGGCGATCGCCGACGCCGGCATCACGCCCGAGCAGATCGGCGCGGTGGTCGTCTCGACCGTTTCGCACTTCAAGCAGACCCCGGCCATCGCGACCGAGATCGCCCATCTGATCGGCGCGGGCAAGCCGGCCGCGTTCGACATCTCGGCGGGCTGTGCGGGCTTCGGCTACGGACTGACCCTGGCCAAGGGCATGGTCACCGAGGGCTCCGCGGAGTACGTCCTGGTCATCGGCGTGGAGCGGCTCAGCGACCTGACCGACAAGGAGGACCGTGCGACGGCCTTCCTGTTCGGTGACGGCGCGGGCGCGGTGGTGATCGGCCCCGCTCGCGAGCCCGCGATCGGCCCGACGGTCTGGGGCTCGGAGGGCGACAAGGCCGACACCATCAAGCAGACCGTGCCGTGGGACGACCTCCGCATCGGCGATGTGTCGCGGCTGCCCCTCGACAGCCAGGGGAACATCAAGTTCCCCGCCATCACGCAGGAGGGCCAAGCGGTCTTCCGCTGGGCGGTGTTCGAGATGGCGAAGGTCGCCCAGCAGGCGCTGGACGAGGCCGGCGTCAGCCCGGAGGACCTGGACGTCTTCATTCCGCACCAGGCCAATATGCGGATCATCGATTCGATGGTGAAGACCCTGAAACTGCCGGAGAGCGTGACGGTCGCCCGTGACGTGGAGACCACCGGCAACACCTCGGCCGCCTCGATTCCGCTCGCCATGGAGCGGCTGCTGGCGACCGGGCAGGCCAAGAGCGGGGACACCGCGCTGGTCATCGGCTTCGGGGCGGGTCTCGTGTACGCCGCGACGGTCGTTACCCTCCCCTAG